One Natator depressus isolate rNatDep1 chromosome 3, rNatDep2.hap1, whole genome shotgun sequence DNA segment encodes these proteins:
- the LOC141984296 gene encoding taste receptor type 2 member 40-like: MKKPLVPTVIFYLIISAIEISVGVVANGYIVALNYIDWAKSRTLTSYDKIITSLAFSRFCLQFLVTLDYFLFKIYPNLFSRFQTYQLYLVIWMFINQVNLCFASCLSVFHCVKIAIFNQSLFSWLKLNISKLVPLLLLGSVLYSLVTTVNFILFSYSYCVSSHNSTDRLSTNGTMSDNEMKLMKFTFLIHSVGSIFPLIVFIASSVLLIISLWRHIRKMNLNSDLNPNFRNPGTDAHVHALKSVVSFFIIYNIYYVASTLLIRNPSYYKDEWKYMVCIFVAAAYPSLHSIILILGNPKLKRATAKILHSANSCFREVTS; this comes from the coding sequence ATGAAAAAGCCTTTAGTGCCTACTGTTATTTTTTATCTGATCATCTCAGCAATAGAAATATCAGTGGGAGTTGTTGCAAATGGATATATTGTTGCCTTAAATTATATTGACTGGGCCAAAAGCAGAACACTGACTTCCTATGATAAGATCATAACCAGTCTGGCCTTCTCCAGATTTTGCCTACAATTCTTGGTGACATTAGACTATTTCTTATTTAAGATATATCCAAATCTCTTTTCTAGATTTCAAACATATCAACTTTATCTAGTTATCTGGATGTTCATAAACCAAGTGAATCTCTGTTTTGCAAGCTGCCTTTCTGTGTTCCACTGTGTTAAGATTGCCATTTTCAACCAATCCCTCTTCAGCTGGTTAAAACTGAATATCTCCAAACTGGTGCCATTGCTGCTTTTGGGCTCTGTGCTGTATTCCTTGGTTACCacagttaattttatattgttcagCTATTCCTATTGTGTATCCTCTCACAACTCCACAGATCGTCTATCAACAAATGGCACGATGTCAGACAATGAAATGAAGCTGATGAAGTTCACTTTTCTGATACACAGCGTAGGATCTATTTTCCCCCTTATTGTATTTATTGCTTCATCTGTTCTGTTAATCATATCCCTTTGGAGACACATCAGGAAAATGAACCTTAATTCAGACCTTAATCCAAATTTCAGAAACCCCGGCACGGATGCCCATGTGCATGCTCTTAAATCTGTGGTGTCCTTTTTCATCATCTACAATATTTATTATGTGGCTTCAACATTACTAATAAGAAACCCATCCTATTACAAAGATGAATGGAAATATATGGTGTGTATATTTGTAGCTGCTGCCTACCCTTCTTTACACTCCATTATCTTGATTCTGGGCAACCCCAAATTAAAACGGGCCACAGCAAAAATTCTGCATTCTGCCAATTCCTGTTTCAGAGAGGTTACTTCATAA